A section of the Petrimonas sulfuriphila genome encodes:
- a CDS encoding PorP/SprF family type IX secretion system membrane protein has product MQAQWDVPFNQFWTAKTYYNPSFAGETGKIQISGIYNYRWTNIKDAPKHLFLSMDMPVEFLGLQHGIGIQTLSNVTGNKQNTLFAAQYTFNQKFGKGILRIGVQAGMLNLNFDAASLQLTTDSAKNNRKIIRAQPTDRKSLDLNAGISWTTRNFHAGLAAMHLNQPSFYPLRSPGPPENAKADSIHSRIPLSYNFMAGCNINVFHPLVEIQPMALLMTSLTDTRLHTAVRMVYGKKYSAGVSRNGKEGCSLFAGAIIKNIEMGYAYSMYTSGIGKGSGGSHEVSFRYRFPIDLFRREPMPYKSIRLL; this is encoded by the coding sequence ATGCAAGCGCAATGGGATGTTCCGTTCAATCAATTCTGGACGGCAAAGACTTATTACAACCCGTCTTTTGCCGGCGAAACCGGTAAAATCCAGATTTCGGGAATCTATAATTACCGGTGGACAAACATTAAAGATGCGCCCAAACATCTTTTTCTTTCGATGGATATGCCGGTTGAGTTTTTGGGCCTACAACACGGCATCGGTATTCAAACGCTTTCAAACGTCACCGGAAATAAACAAAACACCCTCTTTGCCGCCCAATACACGTTTAACCAAAAATTCGGAAAGGGAATACTCCGTATCGGCGTTCAGGCGGGAATGCTGAATCTCAATTTCGATGCAGCTTCTCTACAGCTGACCACCGACTCTGCGAAAAACAACCGGAAAATCATCAGGGCCCAGCCTACGGATAGAAAATCCCTCGACCTGAATGCCGGAATTTCGTGGACAACCCGGAATTTTCACGCCGGTCTGGCAGCTATGCACCTTAACCAACCGTCGTTTTACCCACTGCGAAGTCCCGGCCCACCGGAAAACGCGAAGGCCGATTCAATCCATTCAAGAATTCCCCTTTCGTATAATTTCATGGCCGGATGCAATATAAACGTTTTTCATCCGTTAGTTGAAATACAGCCAATGGCTCTTCTGATGACGAGCTTAACCGACACCCGGTTGCATACAGCCGTACGTATGGTATATGGCAAGAAGTACTCGGCAGGTGTGTCTCGAAACGGTAAAGAAGGATGTTCCTTATTCGCCGGGGCTATTATAAAGAATATTGAAATGGGTTATGCTTACAGCATGTATACATCTGGCATAGGAAAAGGAAGCGGTGGTAGTCACGAAGTGAGCTTCAGGTACCGGTTCCCGATAGATTTGTTCAGGAGAGAACCGATGCCTTACAAAAGTATCCGGCTTCTTTAA
- a CDS encoding VOC family protein → MENKYIISGIQQVGIGVENLHEAWKYYIDVFHMDIRILEDNKVAELMLPYTGGVPQRRHAVIAVNLQGGGGFEVWQYAGRKPKRLGFELNMGDLGVLACKIKSRDVAKTFGEFSRDPKVNIVTKLSQDIDGKQTFYVKDPYGNLFQIVQDEYIFKNEGRSTGGAIGALIGVTDIEKAMVVYKDILGYDRVIADETGVFADFEGLPSGSQRFHRRLLTHSQPRKGSFSELFGPSYIELVQPLERSPRKLYEGRFWGDPGFIQICFDIRNMDALGKHCAELGHPFTVDTTQKFKEGASFDMGDAAGQFAYIEDPDGTLIEFVETHKVPVMKKLGLSINLKNRNPEKPLPKWMLKMLRFGRVKGD, encoded by the coding sequence ATGGAGAATAAGTATATTATTTCAGGCATTCAGCAAGTCGGTATCGGTGTGGAAAACCTCCACGAAGCGTGGAAATATTACATCGACGTGTTTCATATGGATATCCGCATCCTGGAAGACAACAAGGTAGCGGAACTGATGCTTCCATATACCGGAGGGGTACCCCAGCGCCGTCACGCGGTAATCGCTGTGAATCTGCAGGGTGGTGGCGGTTTTGAAGTATGGCAGTATGCCGGAAGAAAACCAAAACGGCTCGGTTTTGAATTGAATATGGGCGATCTGGGTGTACTGGCGTGCAAAATAAAAAGTAGGGATGTGGCGAAAACCTTCGGGGAGTTTTCCCGGGATCCAAAAGTCAATATCGTCACCAAACTGAGTCAGGACATAGACGGTAAACAAACTTTCTACGTGAAGGACCCTTATGGGAATTTGTTCCAGATTGTTCAAGACGAATATATTTTCAAAAACGAAGGCCGGTCTACCGGAGGTGCAATAGGTGCTCTAATCGGTGTAACCGATATCGAGAAGGCAATGGTTGTCTACAAAGACATCCTGGGCTACGACAGGGTCATCGCCGACGAAACCGGTGTTTTCGCGGATTTTGAAGGATTGCCTTCGGGCAGTCAGCGGTTCCACCGCCGGCTGCTCACCCACTCCCAACCTCGAAAAGGGAGTTTCAGTGAACTGTTCGGGCCGTCATACATCGAGCTGGTACAACCCCTGGAACGTTCGCCGCGCAAACTCTATGAAGGACGTTTCTGGGGCGATCCGGGATTTATCCAGATCTGCTTCGACATCCGGAACATGGATGCATTGGGGAAACACTGTGCCGAACTGGGGCATCCGTTTACCGTAGATACCACCCAAAAGTTCAAAGAAGGTGCTTCGTTTGATATGGGCGATGCCGCCGGGCAATTCGCTTACATCGAGGATCCGGACGGGACACTGATCGAGTTTGTGGAGACACACAAAGTTCCGGTGATGAAGAAACTAGGATTGAGCATCAACCTGAAAAACCGTAATCCCGAAAAACCGCTTCCAAAATGGATGCTGAAAATGCTACGGTTCGGGCGTGTAAAAGGTGATTAA
- a CDS encoding SDR family oxidoreductase, with the protein MQKSTNKIIWITGASSGIGEACAYIFAAEGNKLILTGTREGQLKKVQQKCIDLGAECEILPADLSQTEQLDTLTDRALSFFGKIDVMFHNAGISQRGKSVDTDFSVDKKIMDINFFAPVKITKRLLPAMIAGGGGTLAVTTSISGKFGFPLRSAYASSKFALYGFFETVQVEYYDQDIRVVMVCPGRVKTNISCNALEADGTRHAQMDAGQAEGIPAEKAARKIVKAIWKQKPEVLVGGKELLMVYIKRFFPGLARKIVRKIRTT; encoded by the coding sequence ATGCAAAAAAGTACAAATAAAATTATATGGATCACTGGCGCTTCGTCGGGTATCGGCGAAGCCTGCGCGTATATATTCGCAGCTGAAGGGAACAAGTTGATTCTGACAGGCACCCGTGAGGGCCAATTGAAAAAAGTACAGCAAAAGTGCATCGATTTGGGTGCGGAGTGTGAGATTTTGCCTGCCGACCTATCCCAAACAGAACAATTGGATACCCTTACCGACCGGGCACTGTCCTTCTTTGGCAAAATTGATGTGATGTTCCATAACGCAGGAATCAGTCAACGTGGCAAATCGGTGGACACTGATTTCTCGGTGGACAAGAAAATCATGGACATTAATTTTTTTGCTCCCGTAAAGATTACCAAACGATTGCTTCCGGCAATGATTGCCGGTGGAGGCGGAACCCTGGCAGTAACCACAAGCATCTCCGGCAAGTTTGGATTTCCGTTGCGTTCTGCGTACGCCTCGTCAAAGTTCGCGCTCTATGGATTTTTTGAGACCGTGCAGGTCGAGTATTACGATCAGGACATCCGCGTAGTGATGGTTTGTCCGGGACGGGTGAAAACCAACATCTCCTGCAACGCCCTCGAAGCCGACGGCACCAGACATGCCCAAATGGATGCCGGACAAGCGGAGGGTATACCGGCAGAAAAAGCCGCCCGAAAAATTGTGAAGGCCATCTGGAAGCAGAAACCGGAAGTGCTGGTCGGCGGAAAAGAGTTGCTGATGGTTTATATTAAACGGTTTTTTCCGGGATTGGCAAGAAAAATAGTGCGGAAAATCAGGACAACGTAA
- a CDS encoding pyridoxal-phosphate dependent enzyme: MRLRVKRQKKYYLKCAGCGFVTPSFKAWFDQFQKCPNCGSKHSEVWYNTSYKRLPRFIKGNPQNFWHYFPYLPLVLKRHIITRYEGTAPIERWHFLEEFAKKEYGLTLEVHAYRNDLNGGTGTFKDVAAALAASIFKENNLKQYCIASTGNSATAYAKYLSIAGVNCSVFMPEDAIRASEATISSFGQQVFRVMGDYAKAKEVAAEYARRHHIQMSTGNIDPIRIEAKKTMVFEWLRQLGKAPDVYIQAISGGTGPLAIDKGIREIGHLYPDLQNPRFIMVQSDGCDPMVQAWEKAEAEGFPEGFEKNYPVIDNPKTNVPTLATGNPATYPIISKLVRKTGGSFVRMRESKLIPLGKLIAYEQKMVPGPASTVCVAGFFNALKKNLINDGETVMVNIGEGAVRAPYFLEQMIYTTQEVTNADECAPHEIDGYRDQLWKDVLND; this comes from the coding sequence ATGAGACTACGCGTAAAAAGGCAAAAAAAGTACTACCTGAAATGTGCCGGATGCGGTTTTGTGACACCCAGTTTCAAAGCATGGTTCGATCAGTTTCAGAAGTGCCCCAATTGCGGCAGTAAGCACTCCGAAGTTTGGTATAACACCTCTTACAAACGATTACCCCGTTTTATCAAAGGGAATCCGCAAAATTTCTGGCACTACTTTCCTTATTTGCCGTTGGTGCTAAAAAGGCACATCATTACCCGGTACGAAGGGACCGCTCCTATCGAACGGTGGCATTTTTTGGAAGAGTTTGCCAAAAAAGAATACGGGTTAACCCTTGAGGTCCACGCTTACCGCAACGATTTGAACGGGGGAACAGGTACATTCAAAGATGTTGCCGCAGCACTTGCAGCGAGCATATTCAAAGAAAATAACCTGAAACAATACTGCATTGCTTCCACCGGAAACTCGGCTACCGCATACGCTAAGTACCTGTCCATTGCCGGAGTGAACTGTTCGGTTTTTATGCCAGAAGACGCTATCCGGGCCTCGGAGGCCACCATCAGTTCTTTCGGGCAACAGGTCTTCCGCGTAATGGGTGATTATGCCAAGGCCAAGGAAGTGGCCGCCGAATACGCCCGGCGTCACCACATACAGATGTCCACCGGGAACATCGATCCCATCCGGATCGAAGCCAAAAAGACAATGGTTTTTGAATGGTTGCGTCAACTCGGGAAAGCACCCGATGTATATATTCAGGCCATCAGTGGAGGTACAGGTCCATTAGCGATTGATAAAGGAATACGTGAGATCGGTCACCTCTATCCTGATCTTCAGAATCCACGCTTTATCATGGTGCAATCCGACGGTTGCGACCCGATGGTTCAAGCGTGGGAAAAAGCAGAAGCCGAAGGCTTTCCTGAAGGTTTCGAGAAAAATTATCCCGTCATCGACAATCCAAAAACCAATGTTCCCACGCTGGCGACCGGAAATCCGGCTACCTACCCCATCATTTCGAAATTAGTCCGGAAAACCGGCGGTTCATTCGTCAGGATGCGCGAATCGAAGCTGATTCCGCTGGGGAAACTGATCGCTTACGAGCAGAAAATGGTTCCGGGGCCTGCATCAACTGTTTGTGTGGCCGGCTTTTTTAATGCATTGAAAAAAAACCTGATCAACGACGGAGAGACGGTAATGGTTAACATCGGGGAAGGGGCTGTTCGTGCCCCCTATTTCCTGGAGCAGATGATCTACACCACACAGGAAGTCACCAATGCCGATGAGTGTGCACCCCACGAAATCGACGGTTACCGGGATCAGCTTTGGAAAGATGTATTAAATGATTAA
- a CDS encoding pyridoxal phosphate-dependent aminotransferase family protein codes for MLDIFDRLKGMEGPLEQYRQKAEGYFMFPELEGEIGPRMKFHGREVITWSLNNYLGLANHPEVRKADAEAAATWGMAYPMGARMMSGQTKYHKELEERLAKFEKKEAAYLLNYGYQGMVSIIDSLCTRHDVIVYDSESHACIMDGIFLHKAKGGKSFVFPHNDMERAEKMLRFATKQAEENNGGILLITEGVFGMSGDLGNLPGIVALKKQFNFRLMIDDAHGFGTMGKTGAGASEHFGLMNEVDIYFATFAKSMAGIGAFVASDKAVVDSLKYNMRSQIFAKSLPMPMVIGALKRLDILQNRPEIRENLWKIAKALQDGLVAEGFNIGNTQSPVTPVYFSGSVPEGTNIVIDLRENHNVFCSIVVYPVVPKGVLMLRLIPTASHTMKEVNETIDVFKKIKVNLEAGKYISDEMRSMTM; via the coding sequence ATGTTAGATATTTTTGACCGGCTAAAAGGTATGGAAGGTCCGCTGGAGCAGTATCGCCAAAAAGCAGAAGGCTATTTTATGTTTCCTGAACTCGAAGGAGAGATTGGACCCAGAATGAAGTTTCACGGACGTGAAGTAATAACCTGGAGTTTAAACAATTATCTCGGACTAGCCAATCATCCCGAAGTAAGGAAAGCGGATGCGGAAGCTGCAGCAACATGGGGAATGGCTTATCCTATGGGTGCCCGAATGATGTCCGGTCAAACAAAATACCACAAAGAACTGGAAGAACGCCTCGCCAAATTCGAGAAAAAGGAGGCTGCTTATCTTCTCAATTACGGATATCAGGGAATGGTCTCCATCATCGATTCGCTTTGTACACGTCACGATGTGATTGTATACGACTCCGAGTCGCACGCCTGCATCATGGACGGCATATTCCTTCACAAAGCCAAAGGCGGAAAGAGTTTCGTTTTCCCGCACAACGATATGGAGCGTGCCGAAAAGATGCTCCGCTTCGCCACCAAACAGGCCGAAGAAAATAACGGTGGAATCTTGTTAATCACCGAAGGGGTTTTCGGAATGTCAGGTGATCTGGGCAACCTGCCGGGAATTGTAGCGTTGAAAAAACAATTCAACTTCCGGTTAATGATCGATGACGCACACGGATTCGGAACGATGGGAAAAACGGGGGCAGGAGCGAGTGAACATTTCGGATTGATGAACGAAGTGGATATTTACTTCGCCACATTTGCCAAATCGATGGCAGGTATTGGGGCTTTTGTAGCCTCGGATAAAGCCGTTGTCGATTCACTGAAGTACAACATGCGTTCCCAGATTTTCGCCAAATCTCTCCCGATGCCTATGGTAATCGGCGCGCTCAAACGGTTGGATATTCTCCAAAATCGACCCGAAATAAGAGAAAATCTATGGAAAATAGCCAAAGCACTCCAGGATGGCCTTGTGGCCGAAGGGTTTAACATCGGGAATACGCAATCCCCGGTCACCCCTGTTTATTTCAGTGGATCGGTACCCGAAGGGACAAATATTGTGATTGATCTGCGTGAAAACCACAATGTTTTCTGCTCCATCGTTGTCTATCCGGTAGTGCCGAAGGGTGTTTTAATGCTCCGCCTTATACCTACGGCATCACACACGATGAAGGAAGTAAACGAAACCATAGACGTTTTCAAAAAGATAAAAGTCAACCTCGAAGCAGGAAAATATATTTCTGACGAAATGCGGTCGATGACCATGTAA